One part of the Caldilineales bacterium genome encodes these proteins:
- a CDS encoding caspase family protein, whose amino-acid sequence MTDEATTRNVRLVSLNSANDDMQAGFNRNLAVVIGIDAYTGGIPRLTTAVNDAARLASLLAGEHGYETVLLTHPATGQPVTRERLRALFEDELKARLGEDDRLLVYFAGHGVALDGDDGPRGYLVPQDARPGDSASMLAMTDLHAWLTDLPCRHMLAILDCCFAGAFRWAATRHLGALPDVIHKERYDRYLLSPAWQVLTSAAYDQKALDVLDGKTIGVRESDGTPHSPFAQALIDALEKGDADLVPKGQGDGVITATELYLYLREQVEVQAEAKASHEQTPGLWPLNKHRKGEFIFLAPGHPLNLPPAPDLTAEANPYRGLKSYDQKHAPLFFGRDDEIKVLVQRVDAAPFLAVLGASGTGKSSLVKAGLLPRLEVRSDARSDNRSDDFSRPAPPTATQAGSENSEPAATANTSYRVLPPMRPTDKPLQALAALLMAELGEDLSGLQDLTGLSDAIARWAESHPGQRLVLTIDQFEELATLCRDDGERDRFLRLLANAVQAQPDAFRLILTLRTDFEPQFTQKDSPLAEMWQAGRYVVPPMDIEDLRQVIEGPASVRVLYFDPPELVDDLIKEVIQTPGALPLLSFTLSELYVKYVRSGRDDRALSGEDYRALGGVVGSLRNRATEEYGGLPDDAHRLTMQQVMLRMVAVEGGELARRRVALSELDYPTAEENARVQTVLDRLVDARLLVRGTSDPSPGSGQVPNGTKGEAYVEPAHDALVLAWDKLLRWKQEAEEYLPLQRRLAQAAGEWSKAAPEAKSGLLWNDDPRLPQVEETLWPAGGKQRGLRGRFRWARQVLWPKTTAPVDTKWLNGPELSFAQASVSRRGSTIRRIIGIAAVVMIALAGLASFAFYQANQAILKQAEAEREARRSEAGELTAQAQRELATKTDTSGSLALILAREAVLTTWTTDHAATVNADATLRAAIDAAPPYNMTLPRHRHGSGVSSAKYSPNGRFIVTASADQTARIWDVTTGQEVRQLRGHTEGVNWAAYSPDGSQIVTASADGTARIWDAATGQEVGQLRGHTHSVNSAAYSPDGSQIVTASGDGTARIWNARTGKQVRILRSHTDSVSSAAYSPDGRNVVTASSDGTAIIWDAGSGRNVRSLGDINPVDPVTSAAYSPDGQFVVTAHYDGTAIIWGAESGEPVRSLGGHTEGHFDWVLSATYSPDGQYIVTAHEEREARIWVAATGKEIHQLNGHENSVWSAIYSPDGQFIVTASEDRTARIWDARTGQELRVLSSAYADFNSAVYSHNGTQIVTAEGDAMARVWDAITGQEVRQLLGHAGPVNSAAYSPDDSKIVTAGNDGIARIWDATTGQKLSQLSKHTAAVNEAVYSPDGQFIVTASDDKTARVWNASTGEEVRTLGTHTGPVNSVAYSPNGQSIITASDDRTARVWNASTGEEVRTLGPHAGPVNSVAYSPDGQSIVTASDDRTARVWNASMGGEVRTLGTHAGPVNAVVYSPDGQFIVTAGDDKTARVWNASTGEEMRTLGTNAEYINSVAYSPDGQFIVTANADGTARIWNTRTSTEMRTPGDLIPEITSAAYSPDGRFIITARVDGTARIWDTITGETVRTLNAHTGSVNSVAYSPNGKQIVTVGCSRKDDENSLCPEPSARLWDAATGLEVGQFTDRIDGYSSATFSPDGKFVVTKDDDFYTVSFWHVPTTQKLYSLKFIDEFLAYSSDSMHIVTADMGGTYIRDARTGDIVYEISGHSAAYSPDGRQIVTTGQDGTVRIWDSRRGQEVRRLNGHIDSVWSAIYSPDGKQIVTSGCDNRDTRSRCTAANTRIWDVATGREIRQLPGGTFGVGAYSPDGQFVITKGDDGTVRVWIADIDDLLAEAARLIQRDPPLLTPEERRQYGLDMQQ is encoded by the coding sequence ATGACTGACGAGGCCACGACCCGCAACGTGCGGCTGGTATCCCTGAACTCTGCTAATGACGACATGCAAGCCGGCTTCAACCGCAACCTGGCCGTCGTCATCGGCATCGACGCCTACACCGGCGGCATCCCGCGGCTGACCACCGCCGTCAACGACGCCGCGCGGCTGGCCAGCCTGCTGGCCGGCGAGCACGGTTACGAGACCGTCTTGCTCACCCATCCCGCCACCGGCCAGCCGGTGACGCGGGAACGGTTGCGCGCCCTTTTCGAGGACGAACTCAAGGCCCGCCTGGGCGAGGACGATCGGCTGTTGGTCTACTTCGCCGGCCACGGCGTGGCCCTGGACGGCGACGATGGCCCCCGCGGCTACCTGGTGCCCCAGGACGCCAGGCCCGGCGATTCGGCCTCCATGCTCGCCATGACCGACCTGCACGCCTGGCTGACCGACCTCCCCTGCCGGCACATGCTCGCCATCCTCGACTGCTGCTTCGCCGGCGCCTTCCGCTGGGCCGCCACCCGCCACCTGGGCGCCCTGCCCGATGTCATCCACAAGGAGCGCTACGACCGCTATCTGCTCTCCCCGGCCTGGCAGGTGCTCACTTCCGCCGCCTACGACCAGAAGGCGCTGGATGTGCTGGACGGCAAGACCATTGGCGTACGCGAGAGCGACGGCACGCCCCACTCTCCTTTCGCCCAGGCGCTGATCGACGCCCTGGAGAAGGGCGACGCCGACCTGGTGCCAAAGGGCCAGGGCGACGGCGTTATCACCGCCACCGAGCTCTACCTGTATCTGCGCGAACAGGTGGAGGTCCAGGCCGAAGCCAAGGCCAGCCATGAGCAGACCCCCGGCCTCTGGCCGCTGAACAAGCACCGCAAGGGCGAGTTCATCTTTCTGGCCCCCGGCCATCCCCTCAACCTGCCCCCTGCGCCCGACCTGACCGCGGAGGCCAACCCCTACCGCGGCCTGAAATCCTACGATCAGAAACACGCGCCGCTTTTCTTCGGCCGTGATGACGAGATCAAAGTGTTGGTGCAGCGCGTGGACGCCGCTCCTTTTCTTGCGGTCCTGGGCGCGTCAGGGACGGGCAAATCGTCGTTGGTCAAGGCGGGGCTGCTGCCGCGGCTTGAGGTTCGTAGTGACGCTCGTAGTGACAACCGTAGTGACGACTTCAGTCGTCCCGCGCCCCCAACAGCGACTCAAGCAGGAAGTGAGAACAGCGAACCTGCCGCTACCGCGAACACATCTTATCGCGTCCTCCCACCCATGCGCCCCACCGACAAGCCGCTGCAGGCGCTGGCGGCGCTGCTGATGGCCGAACTGGGCGAAGACCTGTCAGGCCTTCAAGACCTGACAGGTCTGTCGGACGCCATCGCTCGTTGGGCAGAGTCCCATCCCGGCCAGCGCCTGGTGCTGACCATCGACCAGTTCGAGGAGCTGGCCACCCTCTGCCGCGACGACGGCGAGCGCGACCGCTTCCTGCGCCTGCTGGCGAATGCCGTCCAAGCCCAGCCCGACGCCTTCCGCCTGATCCTCACCCTGCGCACTGACTTCGAGCCGCAGTTCACGCAGAAGGACTCGCCGCTGGCCGAGATGTGGCAGGCGGGCCGCTACGTCGTCCCGCCCATGGACATCGAAGACCTGCGCCAGGTGATCGAGGGGCCGGCCTCGGTGCGCGTGCTCTACTTCGACCCGCCGGAGCTGGTGGATGACCTGATCAAGGAAGTGATCCAGACCCCCGGCGCACTGCCCCTGCTCTCCTTCACCCTCAGCGAGCTGTACGTCAAGTACGTTCGCAGCGGCCGCGACGACCGGGCGCTGTCCGGCGAGGATTACCGGGCCTTGGGCGGCGTGGTCGGGTCGCTGCGCAACCGGGCCACCGAGGAGTACGGCGGGCTGCCCGACGACGCCCACCGTCTGACTATGCAGCAGGTCATGCTGCGCATGGTAGCGGTGGAGGGGGGCGAGCTGGCGCGGCGGCGGGTGGCGCTAAGCGAACTGGACTACCCGACCGCCGAGGAGAACGCCCGCGTCCAGACCGTCCTCGACCGGCTGGTGGACGCCCGCCTGCTGGTGCGCGGCACCTCTGACCCTTCGCCAGGCTCAGGGCAAGTCCCCAACGGCACAAAAGGCGAGGCCTATGTCGAGCCGGCGCACGACGCCCTGGTGCTGGCCTGGGACAAGCTGCTGCGCTGGAAGCAGGAGGCGGAGGAGTACCTGCCCTTGCAGCGCCGGCTGGCGCAGGCGGCCGGCGAATGGAGCAAGGCGGCACCGGAAGCCAAGTCCGGACTGCTGTGGAACGACGATCCCCGCCTGCCGCAGGTGGAGGAGACCTTATGGCCGGCGGGTGGGAAACAGCGGGGGTTGCGGGGGCGCTTCCGCTGGGCGCGGCAGGTGTTGTGGCCAAAGACAACGGCACCAGTGGATACGAAATGGCTGAATGGCCCGGAACTCTCCTTCGCGCAAGCAAGCGTTTCTCGTCGTGGTAGCACCATCCGGCGCATTATCGGTATCGCGGCGGTGGTGATGATCGCTCTGGCAGGTCTTGCGTCGTTCGCCTTTTATCAGGCCAATCAGGCCATTTTGAAGCAGGCTGAGGCAGAGCGTGAGGCGCGTCGCTCTGAAGCAGGCGAACTCACCGCTCAAGCCCAAAGAGAATTGGCAACCAAGACAGACACCTCCGGTAGCCTGGCTCTCATACTGGCCCGTGAGGCTGTGCTGACTACCTGGACAACAGACCACGCCGCCACAGTCAATGCAGATGCCACCCTGAGAGCTGCTATCGATGCTGCACCTCCCTACAACATGACACTTCCCCGCCACCGACACGGCAGCGGCGTCAGTTCGGCGAAATACAGCCCTAACGGTCGGTTCATCGTCACCGCCAGCGCCGACCAAACAGCACGCATCTGGGATGTGACCACAGGACAGGAGGTTCGCCAACTCCGTGGTCATACTGAGGGTGTCAATTGGGCTGCCTACAGCCCTGACGGCTCACAGATCGTTACGGCCAGTGCGGACGGCACCGCGCGCATCTGGGACGCAGCCACCGGGCAGGAGGTCGGCCAACTCCGCGGTCACACCCACTCGGTCAATTCGGCGGCCTACAGCCCCGATGGCAGCCAGATCGTCACCGCGAGCGGGGATGGGACGGCTCGCATCTGGAATGCGAGGACGGGCAAGCAAGTGCGCATCCTACGCAGTCACACTGATTCTGTCAGTTCGGCTGCCTATAGCCCTGACGGTCGAAACGTTGTCACTGCCAGCAGTGATGGCACAGCTATTATTTGGGATGCGGGGAGTGGTAGAAATGTGCGCTCTCTCGGCGACATTAACCCCGTTGACCCCGTCACTTCGGCTGCCTACAGCCCCGACGGTCAATTCGTAGTCACCGCCCATTACGACGGCACAGCAATCATTTGGGGGGCGGAGAGTGGCGAGCCGGTGCGCTCTCTTGGCGGCCACACCGAAGGACATTTCGACTGGGTATTGTCGGCGACCTACAGCCCTGACGGCCAATACATTGTTACCGCCCATGAAGAACGTGAGGCCCGCATCTGGGTCGCGGCTACAGGGAAGGAGATCCACCAACTCAACGGTCATGAAAACAGTGTCTGGTCGGCGATCTACAGTCCCGATGGTCAGTTCATTGTTACCGCCAGTGAGGATCGGACCGCGCGCATCTGGGACGCAAGAACGGGGCAAGAACTGCGCGTACTCAGCAGTGCCTACGCCGACTTCAACTCAGCGGTCTACAGCCACAATGGCACGCAAATCGTCACTGCGGAAGGCGACGCCATGGCCCGCGTGTGGGATGCGATCACCGGGCAAGAAGTGCGCCAACTGCTTGGTCACGCGGGCCCTGTCAATTCAGCTGCCTACAGCCCCGATGACTCGAAGATCGTAACCGCCGGTAACGACGGTATCGCCCGCATCTGGGACGCAACCACAGGCCAGAAACTCAGTCAACTCAGCAAACACACTGCTGCCGTGAATGAGGCAGTCTACAGTCCCGATGGTCAGTTCATTGTCACTGCCAGTGATGACAAAACGGCGCGTGTCTGGAATGCGAGCACGGGCGAGGAGGTGCGCACCTTGGGTACCCATACTGGCCCCGTCAACTCGGTTGCCTACAGCCCAAACGGCCAATCCATTATCACTGCTAGCGATGACAGAACGGCGCGTGTCTGGAATGCGAGCACGGGTGAGGAGGTGCGCACCTTGGGTCCCCATGCTGGCCCTGTCAACTCGGTTGCCTACAGCCCAGACGGCCAATCCATTGTCACTGCTAGCGATGACAGAACGGCGCGTGTCTGGAATGCGAGCATGGGCGGAGAAGTGCGGACGCTAGGCACACACGCCGGCCCTGTTAATGCGGTGGTCTATAGTCCCGATGGTCAGTTTATTGTCACTGCCGGCGATGACAAAACAGCGCGTGTCTGGAATGCGAGCACGGGCGAAGAAATGCGAACGCTGGGCACAAACGCCGAGTACATCAATTCGGTTGCCTACAGTCCCGATGGTCAGTTCATTGTCACTGCGAATGCCGATGGGACGGCTCGCATATGGAACACCCGAACGAGCACGGAAATGCGTACCCCCGGCGACCTCATCCCTGAGATCACTTCAGCAGCCTACAGTCCCGACGGTCGGTTCATCATCACTGCGAGAGTCGACGGAACTGCGCGCATCTGGGACACAATAACGGGTGAGACGGTGCGTACGCTAAACGCCCACACCGGCTCGGTCAATTCGGTGGCCTACAGTCCCAACGGCAAGCAGATCGTCACCGTCGGATGCTCCCGCAAAGATGACGAGAACAGTCTATGCCCAGAACCTTCAGCCCGCCTTTGGGACGCCGCAACCGGACTTGAAGTAGGCCAGTTTACAGACCGGATCGACGGATACAGTAGCGCGACCTTTAGTCCTGACGGCAAATTCGTTGTCACCAAGGATGACGATTTCTACACGGTCAGCTTTTGGCATGTGCCGACGACACAGAAGCTTTACAGTCTTAAGTTTATAGACGAATTCCTAGCCTATAGTTCCGACAGTATGCATATCGTCACCGCCGATATGGGGGGGACGTACATCCGGGATGCGAGGACAGGGGATATTGTGTATGAGATTAGCGGCCATTCGGCGGCTTACAGCCCCGATGGTCGGCAGATCGTCACCACCGGCCAAGATGGAACTGTTCGCATTTGGGATTCGAGAAGAGGGCAGGAAGTCCGCCGACTCAACGGTCATATCGACAGTGTCTGGTCGGCGATCTACAGTCCCGATGGAAAACAGATCGTTACCTCAGGGTGCGACAACAGAGATACTCGGAGCAGGTGTACAGCTGCAAACACTCGTATTTGGGATGTCGCCACGGGCCGAGAAATCCGTCAACTCCCGGGCGGGACATTCGGCGTGGGGGCCTACAGCCCCGACGGCCAGTTCGTCATCACTAAGGGCGATGATGGGACGGTTCGCGTCTGGATTGCTGACATCGACGATCTGTTGGCTGAAGCCGCCCGCCTGATCCAGCGCGATCCGCCCCTCTTGACGCCGGAGGAGAGGCGTCAGTATGGGCTGGATATGCAACAATGA